One Ktedonobacteraceae bacterium genomic window carries:
- a CDS encoding glucosaminidase domain-containing protein → MQYTPLPPTQSRRGCFTPFGWLVIVLAIIVCVILMVYPNSPFRPFSSPLPAQPTPTHHRSKPDVRVLAAAQGHDVRGGPSLAAAFVDQVLAAAHSPAQGTGQALYDLSQQYSIDDAYALAFFQHESAFGTTGIARLTHSLGNIRCSAGYRCIDGYRAYSSWAQGYADWYHLIRTLYIGTWHLTSVEQIIPVYAPASDGNDVAGYIAAVEDAVSHWRQHEVQR, encoded by the coding sequence ATGCAGTACACACCTCTCCCCCCAACTCAGAGCCGCCGCGGGTGTTTCACCCCTTTCGGCTGGTTGGTGATTGTCCTGGCGATCATCGTCTGTGTGATCCTGATGGTGTATCCCAACTCGCCCTTTCGTCCGTTTTCATCCCCGCTCCCTGCGCAGCCGACGCCCACACACCACCGAAGCAAGCCAGATGTGCGTGTCCTGGCAGCCGCCCAGGGTCATGATGTGCGCGGAGGACCGAGCCTGGCAGCCGCGTTCGTCGACCAGGTCCTGGCAGCCGCCCATTCGCCAGCGCAGGGAACCGGGCAGGCTTTGTATGACCTGAGTCAGCAGTACAGCATCGATGATGCCTACGCCCTGGCCTTTTTCCAGCATGAAAGTGCTTTTGGCACGACTGGCATCGCCCGCCTGACCCATTCGCTCGGCAATATCCGCTGTAGTGCTGGCTACCGCTGCATCGATGGCTATCGCGCCTACAGCAGTTGGGCGCAAGGCTATGCCGATTGGTATCACCTCATACGTACCCTCTACATTGGTACCTGGCACCTGACCAGCGTCGAACAGATCATCCCCGTCTATGCGCCCGCCAGCGACGGCAACGATGTCGCTGGCTACATCGCCGCTGTTGAAGATGCCGTCTCGCACTGGCGGCAGCACGAGGTGCAAAGATGA
- a CDS encoding PPOX class F420-dependent oxidoreductase, translating to MTIRGQQQQEEMGDSLAFLSPYEFVLLTTFRKSGVGVPSPMWFAYEQGKLYMVTGRSTGKLKRIRTTARVLLAPCDWMGNVLGPEIEGYARELPVAEHDHANAVLAQKYGEQYEMDSSEADGEDEETFIEVVSAPHHLKGEQT from the coding sequence ATGACTATCAGGGGTCAGCAGCAACAAGAGGAGATGGGCGATTCGTTAGCCTTCCTGTCTCCCTACGAGTTTGTCCTTCTCACGACCTTTCGCAAAAGTGGCGTAGGCGTTCCTAGCCCCATGTGGTTCGCCTACGAGCAAGGGAAGCTCTACATGGTCACCGGTCGCTCGACAGGCAAGCTCAAGCGTATTCGCACGACCGCTCGTGTCCTGCTGGCTCCTTGCGATTGGATGGGCAACGTGCTTGGTCCGGAGATTGAAGGCTACGCGCGCGAACTACCCGTGGCTGAGCACGATCATGCCAACGCTGTCTTAGCCCAGAAATACGGGGAGCAGTACGAGATGGATTCCTCAGAAGCGGATGGTGAGGACGAAGAAACCTTCATCGAGGTAGTGAGCGCACCTCATCACCTGAAAGGAGAGCAAACGTGA
- a CDS encoding sigma-70 family RNA polymerase sigma factor, with protein sequence MHEEELNLISQYLRDIGPHRLLTFEEEQQLAECIRAGDEQARQRFIEANVKLVVSLAKRYQGYGLALEDLIQEGNLGLLRAVDKFDASRGLKFSTHAFWWIRQAITRALADQGRTIRLPMHLRETIRRLHRSRLRLQQDLGREPTEEELAVDMDLSPQRVAQLLQVSQEPMSLDLAVGEEDHPWSDFVEAPSTPSPSDAADHLLLKEQIASWLTCLSERERVVVTLRFGLADSCNRTLEEVGKTLHVTRERVRQIEAKALHKLRVHYASDELQEYLK encoded by the coding sequence ATGCATGAGGAGGAACTCAACCTCATCAGCCAGTACCTCAGAGACATCGGGCCTCATCGGTTGCTGACCTTCGAAGAAGAACAGCAGTTGGCAGAGTGTATCCGGGCCGGTGATGAGCAGGCCAGGCAGCGCTTCATCGAAGCCAACGTCAAACTAGTAGTCAGTCTTGCCAAGCGCTATCAAGGATATGGACTAGCGTTGGAAGACCTCATTCAAGAGGGGAACCTCGGCTTACTGCGCGCAGTGGACAAATTCGATGCCAGCCGGGGCCTCAAGTTCAGCACGCATGCCTTCTGGTGGATTCGCCAGGCCATCACTCGCGCCCTTGCCGACCAGGGGCGGACGATCCGTCTTCCGATGCATCTGCGCGAAACGATCCGCCGGCTGCATCGGAGCCGACTTCGCTTGCAGCAAGACCTGGGGCGTGAACCAACCGAAGAGGAACTTGCTGTGGACATGGACCTCAGCCCACAGCGCGTCGCCCAACTCTTGCAGGTGAGTCAGGAACCCATGAGCCTGGACCTCGCTGTTGGCGAAGAAGATCACCCCTGGAGCGACTTCGTTGAGGCTCCCAGCACACCGTCCCCATCTGATGCCGCCGATCATCTCTTGCTCAAAGAGCAGATCGCTTCCTGGCTGACCTGTCTGAGCGAACGGGAGCGGGTCGTGGTCACGCTGCGCTTTGGCCTGGCCGATAGTTGCAACCGCACGCTTGAGGAGGTGGGCAAGACGCTCCACGTCACACGGGAACGCGTTCGCCAAATTGAAGCCAAGGCACTGCACAAACTGCGCGTTCACTATGCGAGCGACGAACTGCAGGAGTATCTGAAATGA
- a CDS encoding site-specific integrase, with the protein MPRRISSDDTNKRQPKGVGSVFQRSDGSWIAQITLENGKQKQYRAKTEKDANVKLRKALDELERGSLLTEKDQTLREYLEHWLENVKRPSLKVGSYLRYRDLVDKQILPALGHYPLRKLKPEHLEAFYARLQVNGRSDGQRGLAAKTVRLVHGVLYQSLEAAVRRRRIPYNVCRDVTLPRVERQEMLTLSADEAQRLLATAKGHRLEALLTLALTTGMRRGELLALQWKDIDWKNGSLQVRRSVNRYAGQGFKVSEPKTKQSRRKITLPSFVLEVLKEHRTRQLEERLQVGSRWKDLGLVFSNAYGSYLNPSHLGTDFHKLLKKAKLPMVRFHDLRHTAASLLLKMNVSPKMVQEILGHSDIEMTLGIYSHVLPGMHEEAMEKMDQLFKNPDDQNPEDEEEREAK; encoded by the coding sequence ATGCCACGACGAATTTCAAGTGACGATACAAACAAAAGGCAGCCAAAGGGTGTAGGTTCTGTTTTCCAACGCTCGGATGGTAGCTGGATTGCTCAAATCACGCTAGAAAACGGGAAACAGAAGCAATACCGTGCGAAGACTGAAAAAGATGCGAACGTAAAATTGAGGAAGGCCCTCGATGAGTTAGAACGCGGCTCACTTCTCACAGAGAAGGACCAAACGCTTAGGGAGTACCTGGAGCATTGGCTAGAAAATGTGAAACGCCCTTCACTCAAAGTTGGCAGCTACCTGAGATACCGTGATCTTGTTGACAAGCAAATTCTCCCAGCATTGGGACACTACCCACTACGAAAACTCAAACCAGAGCATCTGGAAGCCTTCTATGCCAGACTTCAGGTGAATGGAAGATCAGATGGGCAGAGAGGACTTGCTGCAAAAACCGTCCGGCTTGTTCACGGAGTACTCTATCAGAGCCTGGAGGCGGCTGTAAGAAGAAGGCGTATTCCCTATAACGTTTGCCGGGATGTAACTCTCCCGCGAGTGGAAAGGCAAGAGATGCTTACCCTCAGTGCTGATGAAGCGCAACGCCTCTTAGCCACAGCCAAAGGGCATCGACTGGAGGCATTGTTGACACTGGCTCTCACAACAGGAATGCGTCGGGGTGAACTTCTTGCGCTGCAATGGAAGGACATCGATTGGAAAAATGGAAGCCTTCAAGTACGTCGCTCTGTCAATCGCTACGCTGGGCAAGGGTTTAAGGTTTCGGAGCCGAAAACCAAACAGAGTCGCCGGAAGATCACTCTGCCTTCATTCGTACTGGAGGTTCTCAAAGAACATCGGACACGCCAACTTGAGGAACGCTTGCAAGTAGGGTCTCGTTGGAAAGATCTGGGACTTGTGTTCAGTAATGCCTATGGCAGCTACCTCAATCCCAGCCACCTCGGCACAGACTTTCACAAATTGCTGAAAAAGGCCAAACTCCCAATGGTGCGCTTCCACGATCTACGACACACCGCCGCGAGTCTTCTTCTCAAAATGAACGTCAGCCCCAAGATGGTACAAGAAATCCTGGGCCACAGCGATATTGAGATGACTCTCGGTATCTATTCTCATGTGTTACCAGGAATGCATGAGGAGGCGATGGAAAAGATGGACCAGCTATTCAAAAATCCTGACGATCAAAACCCGGAAGATGAGGAGGAAAGGGAAGCAAAATGA
- a CDS encoding DNA alkylation repair protein, which yields MHRQTPGISIPTLRLIAKDIGKDQSLALELWRSGIHEARILASMIADPRLVSPEQMEEWVNDLDSWDVCDQVCGNLFDKTPYAYHKAMEWPHWEQEFVRRAGFVLMAQLAVHDKQASDEAFLPFFPLIKQYATDERNFVKKAVNWALRQIGKRNRHLRAVAVEWALAIKQLDARAARWIASDALKELQADQR from the coding sequence TTGCATCGACAGACGCCAGGGATTTCGATCCCAACGCTGCGACTCATTGCTAAAGACATTGGCAAAGATCAATCTCTGGCCCTGGAGTTGTGGCGTTCTGGCATCCATGAGGCACGCATCCTTGCCTCCATGATCGCCGACCCGCGCCTGGTTTCTCCTGAGCAGATGGAGGAGTGGGTCAACGATCTCGATTCGTGGGACGTCTGCGACCAGGTCTGTGGGAATCTCTTCGATAAGACCCCCTACGCCTATCACAAGGCGATGGAATGGCCTCACTGGGAGCAGGAGTTTGTACGGCGGGCGGGTTTTGTGCTGATGGCCCAACTGGCGGTTCACGACAAACAAGCCTCTGACGAGGCGTTTTTGCCCTTTTTCCCACTAATCAAGCAGTATGCCACAGATGAGCGCAACTTTGTGAAAAAAGCCGTCAACTGGGCCCTGCGGCAGATCGGGAAACGCAACCGCCATCTTCGCGCCGTGGCAGTGGAGTGGGCGCTGGCGATCAAACAGCTGGATGCTCGCGCCGCCAGGTGGATAGCCAGCGATGCGCTCAAAGAGTTACAGGCAGATCAGCGATGA
- a CDS encoding helix-turn-helix domain-containing protein, which translates to MRTNMKSTTTIKILPADPLQKLLTVSEVAAILGLSKVKVYALLKSGLPSIKIDGARRVQPGKLQAWIEQHGE; encoded by the coding sequence ATGCGTACCAACATGAAATCAACCACCACGATCAAAATACTGCCGGCAGACCCCCTGCAAAAGCTGCTGACCGTAAGTGAGGTTGCTGCTATTCTTGGCTTGAGCAAAGTCAAAGTCTATGCCCTGCTCAAAAGCGGACTGCCCTCCATCAAGATCGATGGGGCCAGGCGTGTCCAACCGGGGAAACTACAGGCCTGGATTGAGCAACATGGTGAGTAA
- a CDS encoding phage/plasmid primase, P4 family, whose amino-acid sequence MVSNQATLSCGRNLPALEELRTRPQWVCWRKERRGGKWTKVPYHPLTGKKAASDNPHTWASYAQAVQGQCTGRYDGIGYMFQGDYTGVDLDHCVHLDGSLDPWAQGYLDQLPSYAEYSPSHTGLHILVRGIVPRGLRRHVPGAPQPEAAIEMYSERRYFTVTGAHVAGTPTSIEACPALVPLYMALATARQQPQGALPAEDSSLSDEALLEKALHAQNGANFQALWHGNITGYPSQSEAELALCHLLAFWTGNDATRMDRLFRRSGLYRPEKWDRPARTGESYGHGTIARAIAGCRETYHRSLPGKIIRFRGRLEGVSQKEGVSLPETELDFVMGCLRDEEEGDARLYAHLFRGKCVYDHTEGMWYEWQGHHWERDECKHALLLASGPLASVYLETSAQLAEEAAWAEKRLDADLLQRGKGDDPDAQQYQWLKEMTGALIGRAKALKKLKRAQAVLTYAQAYLRITSREWDTSPWLLACANGVLDLQTGELHVGKPEDYLRTAIPTAWTGLDTPAPRFEQFLQEVFQDKPESERTVLIAFVQRLLGYSITGELSHHIFTIFYGAEGRNGKDTLLDTLKDVLGSLVGAVSNDLFVAQEKFRVSGAPTPHLCDLQGKRLVWGSETRQGDKLNIAQIKLLTGGGEISARQLHGRQFSFAPTHKLLLMTNYKPHADARDQAFWSRACLIEFGIRFVDHPQTPNERQADPTLKAKLKEERSGILAWLVRGCLAWQHQGLAIPSFIRLATEKYRDEEDKILQFIRECCLVQADAYVKASALYEAYKEWCKDNQFGSGMNATLFGNEMSKRFEKRRGNAGMIYQGIGLLASERSVGLVYTSQEEEDNDKRPSEANLQVSEEDESVGCVGFPQVFSPNANHGLHEGRNREKPYTPYTSSTTVKNHKTRSEANPGQINNNSQPYTNPTHPRQYVETVDGLGYLTGNRQEQDVTFFSGERKEQLRYRIGVILLKDGIERFYYPQTLWEARREAIQAYEQEGHA is encoded by the coding sequence ATGGTGAGTAATCAGGCAACCCTTTCGTGTGGACGAAACCTGCCCGCGTTGGAAGAACTGCGCACCCGTCCACAATGGGTGTGCTGGCGCAAAGAGCGGCGGGGGGGCAAGTGGACCAAAGTGCCCTATCATCCCTTGACAGGGAAAAAGGCAGCTTCCGATAACCCACACACCTGGGCCAGTTATGCCCAGGCAGTACAAGGGCAATGCACTGGCAGGTATGATGGCATTGGCTACATGTTCCAGGGAGACTATACCGGGGTGGACCTGGATCACTGCGTCCATCTAGATGGGAGCCTTGACCCGTGGGCGCAGGGCTATCTTGACCAACTCCCAAGCTATGCGGAATATTCGCCGAGTCATACCGGTCTTCATATCCTGGTGCGTGGTATTGTTCCGCGTGGGCTCCGGCGGCACGTGCCTGGCGCTCCACAGCCGGAAGCCGCTATTGAAATGTACAGTGAGCGGCGCTACTTCACCGTGACAGGTGCGCATGTCGCAGGCACCCCTACCAGTATCGAAGCCTGCCCCGCTTTGGTTCCACTTTATATGGCGCTGGCGACAGCCAGGCAGCAGCCACAAGGCGCTCTCCCTGCTGAAGATAGTTCCTTGAGCGACGAAGCCTTACTGGAGAAAGCCTTGCACGCGCAGAATGGCGCGAACTTTCAGGCCTTATGGCACGGGAACATTACTGGCTATCCCTCGCAGTCGGAAGCAGAGCTCGCCCTGTGCCACCTGCTGGCTTTCTGGACGGGCAACGATGCTACTCGCATGGATCGGCTCTTTCGCCGCTCGGGATTATATCGCCCAGAGAAGTGGGACCGTCCAGCCAGAACCGGGGAAAGCTATGGGCATGGCACCATTGCACGGGCTATTGCCGGATGCCGTGAGACCTACCACAGGTCTCTACCAGGCAAGATCATTCGATTCCGGGGCAGGCTGGAGGGTGTCTCCCAGAAAGAAGGGGTCTCGCTGCCGGAAACGGAACTGGATTTCGTCATGGGGTGCCTGCGTGATGAAGAAGAGGGTGATGCCCGGCTCTATGCCCATTTATTCCGTGGGAAGTGTGTGTATGATCATACTGAGGGCATGTGGTACGAGTGGCAGGGGCATCATTGGGAACGCGATGAATGCAAACACGCGCTGTTGCTGGCCAGCGGACCGCTGGCCTCCGTCTATCTAGAGACCAGCGCCCAGCTGGCAGAAGAGGCAGCCTGGGCAGAAAAGCGCCTGGACGCCGACCTGTTGCAGCGCGGCAAGGGGGATGACCCGGACGCACAGCAGTATCAATGGCTCAAGGAGATGACCGGCGCACTCATCGGGCGGGCGAAGGCACTCAAAAAGCTGAAACGTGCGCAGGCCGTGTTGACCTACGCGCAGGCCTATCTGCGCATCACCTCGCGGGAATGGGACACCTCTCCCTGGTTGCTGGCATGTGCCAATGGCGTGCTGGATTTGCAAACAGGTGAACTCCACGTTGGCAAGCCAGAAGACTATCTCAGAACCGCGATTCCGACGGCGTGGACGGGATTGGACACGCCAGCCCCACGCTTTGAGCAATTCCTCCAGGAGGTTTTCCAGGATAAGCCAGAGAGCGAACGAACCGTTCTAATTGCGTTCGTGCAACGCCTGCTCGGATACAGTATTACCGGTGAGCTTTCCCACCACATCTTTACCATCTTCTATGGAGCAGAAGGACGCAATGGTAAGGATACCCTACTGGATACGCTCAAGGATGTGCTGGGATCGCTCGTGGGCGCGGTGAGTAATGACCTGTTCGTCGCCCAGGAGAAGTTCCGTGTCAGTGGTGCGCCGACTCCGCATTTGTGTGATTTGCAGGGGAAACGCCTGGTCTGGGGTAGCGAAACGCGGCAAGGAGATAAACTCAACATTGCCCAGATCAAATTGCTCACTGGCGGGGGAGAAATTTCAGCGCGGCAGTTGCATGGCAGGCAATTTAGCTTCGCTCCTACGCATAAGCTCCTGCTTATGACCAACTATAAACCTCATGCCGACGCGCGCGATCAAGCCTTCTGGTCGCGTGCTTGCCTGATCGAATTTGGTATCCGGTTCGTGGACCATCCCCAGACGCCGAACGAGCGCCAGGCTGATCCCACACTTAAGGCGAAGCTCAAAGAGGAACGCAGCGGCATTTTGGCCTGGCTTGTCCGGGGATGTCTGGCCTGGCAGCACCAGGGGCTGGCCATCCCCTCCTTCATTCGGCTGGCAACCGAAAAGTACCGCGATGAAGAGGATAAAATCCTACAATTCATTCGTGAGTGCTGCCTGGTACAAGCCGATGCCTATGTCAAAGCAAGCGCACTTTATGAAGCTTACAAGGAGTGGTGTAAAGATAACCAGTTTGGCTCCGGCATGAACGCGACCCTGTTTGGCAATGAGATGAGCAAGCGCTTTGAGAAGAGGCGAGGGAATGCCGGGATGATTTACCAGGGAATCGGGTTACTGGCTAGCGAAAGGAGTGTAGGGTTAGTGTATACCTCTCAAGAGGAGGAAGATAACGATAAACGACCATCAGAAGCCAATCTACAGGTATCTGAGGAGGATGAGAGTGTAGGGTGTGTAGGGTTTCCCCAAGTTTTTTCCCCAAACGCAAATCATGGCCTTCATGAAGGCCGAAATAGAGAAAAACCCTACACACCCTACACTAGCTCAACCACTGTGAAGAACCATAAGACACGCTCTGAAGCCAATCCAGGGCAAATCAACAACAATTCGCAACCCTACACGAACCCTACACATCCTCGTCAGTATGTCGAAACCGTTGATGGCCTCGGGTATCTGACGGGTAATCGCCAAGAGCAGGATGTGACCTTTTTCTCAGGGGAAAGAAAGGAGCAGCTGCGCTACAGAATAGGTGTGATCCTTCTCAAGGATGGAATTGAGCGGTTCTACTATCCACAAACCCTTTGGGAAGCTCGGCGAGAGGCAATACAAGCCTATGAGCAAGAGGGACACGCATGA
- a CDS encoding phosphoadenosine phosphosulfate reductase family protein produces the protein MPSLWEGERLTFERSLALTIESLSAYGPGYGHWAMAYSGGKDSSTVVTLVAHLITSGAIAAPRSLTVLYADTRLELPPLQMAAMGVLQELRRHGIQTHIVLPALDDRYFVYLFGRGVPPPKNRFRWCTAQLKVEPMKLALDVVRQRYSHGEKVLLLTGVRLGESAARDQRIALSCSRDGAECGQGWLQHTSATAVADVLAPCLHWRVCHIWDWLMFYAPEDGFPTQVIAEVYGGDEKEELNARTGCVGCNLASRDVALDAVLKLPQWAYLAPLKRLRPLYQELARPQYRLRKAGTDRRKDGRLAAHPMRLGPLTMEARRAGLHEVLRIQRAINSAARQAKRPFIQLINRREYLRIQELMEANTWPEGWTGHEVRGDVLLPQVLADGVVQPLLEEDFL, from the coding sequence ATGCCGAGTTTATGGGAGGGCGAGCGCTTGACCTTCGAACGGTCGCTGGCCCTTACTATCGAATCGCTGTCTGCTTACGGTCCTGGGTATGGTCATTGGGCGATGGCCTATAGTGGAGGCAAGGACTCCTCGACCGTTGTCACCCTGGTGGCCCACCTCATCACATCCGGGGCTATTGCTGCCCCCAGGAGCCTAACCGTGTTGTATGCCGATACCCGCCTGGAGTTGCCTCCCTTGCAGATGGCAGCCATGGGTGTTTTGCAGGAACTGCGGCGACACGGGATACAGACGCACATCGTCTTACCGGCACTGGATGACCGCTACTTCGTGTACCTGTTTGGCCGCGGCGTGCCTCCGCCCAAGAATCGCTTTCGCTGGTGTACGGCACAGTTGAAAGTCGAGCCGATGAAATTAGCGCTTGACGTTGTGCGCCAGCGCTATAGTCATGGGGAAAAGGTGCTGCTCCTGACTGGGGTACGCCTGGGAGAGAGTGCCGCCCGCGATCAACGCATCGCCCTATCCTGCTCAAGAGATGGGGCTGAATGCGGGCAGGGATGGCTACAGCACACAAGCGCGACGGCTGTTGCCGATGTATTGGCGCCATGCCTGCATTGGCGGGTGTGCCATATCTGGGACTGGCTGATGTTCTATGCCCCGGAGGATGGCTTTCCCACCCAGGTGATTGCTGAAGTGTATGGCGGAGACGAAAAAGAGGAACTCAACGCCCGGACTGGCTGTGTTGGCTGCAACCTGGCCTCCAGGGATGTGGCTCTGGATGCAGTATTGAAACTGCCGCAATGGGCATACCTGGCTCCCCTGAAGCGGCTCAGACCGCTCTACCAGGAACTCGCCAGACCACAATACCGGCTGCGCAAAGCTGGCACCGACCGGCGCAAGGATGGCAGGCTTGCCGCCCATCCGATGCGGTTAGGACCGCTGACTATGGAAGCTCGTCGCGCTGGACTCCATGAGGTACTCAGGATACAACGAGCGATCAATAGCGCAGCGCGGCAGGCGAAACGGCCGTTCATCCAACTGATCAACCGGCGCGAATACCTGCGAATTCAAGAGCTGATGGAGGCCAATACCTGGCCGGAGGGATGGACAGGCCACGAGGTCCGTGGTGATGTCCTCTTGCCCCAGGTGCTGGCCGATGGGGTAGTCCAGCCACTGCTGGAGGAAGACTTTCTCTGA
- a CDS encoding DNA adenine methylase, whose amino-acid sequence MNTSPKIVSPLMWVGGKFASAKRIVKAFPPPELYGTYVEVFGGAAHVLFHKAPGSHLEVYNDLNDDLVRFWMAARDQPEALQQRIDSLPYSRSLYHAYHASLRANAPMDDLERAARWFYVLRSTFGGVPDFSKGWGYLIGEGANRVSALRTATALLTVVAQRFRYVQIEHRDFAAIIQTYQTPRTLFYVDPPYIGCEDYYDTVDGSQLFTEDDHRRLATLLNATPAYVALSYYAHSLVDELYPAQRWRLLTWRQAKAVQKTREHRQYGREVLLMNYPETLGLWQGLA is encoded by the coding sequence ATGAATACTTCTCCCAAAATCGTCTCTCCGCTCATGTGGGTTGGGGGAAAGTTTGCCTCGGCAAAACGCATTGTGAAAGCGTTTCCCCCGCCAGAGTTATATGGAACCTATGTGGAGGTGTTCGGCGGTGCCGCGCATGTGTTGTTCCACAAAGCTCCGGGGAGCCACCTGGAGGTCTACAATGATTTGAATGACGACCTGGTACGCTTCTGGATGGCAGCGCGTGACCAACCAGAAGCTCTACAGCAGCGCATCGACTCGCTGCCCTATAGCCGCAGCCTCTACCATGCCTATCACGCCAGTTTACGAGCCAATGCGCCGATGGATGACCTGGAGCGCGCAGCACGCTGGTTTTATGTCCTGCGCTCGACCTTCGGTGGCGTGCCCGATTTCAGCAAGGGATGGGGCTACCTCATTGGGGAAGGCGCGAACCGGGTCTCCGCCCTTCGTACAGCAACAGCACTGCTAACAGTCGTAGCCCAGCGGTTCCGGTATGTGCAAATTGAGCATCGGGACTTTGCTGCGATCATCCAGACCTATCAAACACCACGGACGCTCTTCTATGTGGACCCGCCCTACATCGGCTGCGAGGACTACTATGATACCGTCGATGGGAGCCAGCTTTTTACTGAGGACGATCACCGGCGTCTTGCTACACTACTCAATGCCACCCCAGCGTACGTTGCGCTCTCGTACTACGCGCATTCCCTGGTGGACGAACTCTATCCGGCACAACGCTGGCGACTACTGACCTGGAGGCAGGCGAAGGCCGTTCAGAAAACAAGGGAGCATCGCCAGTACGGGCGAGAAGTCTTGCTCATGAACTACCCGGAGACCCTTGGATTGTGGCAGGGGTTGGCGTGA